The Medicago truncatula cultivar Jemalong A17 chromosome 4, MtrunA17r5.0-ANR, whole genome shotgun sequence genome includes a region encoding these proteins:
- the LOC11405570 gene encoding conserved oligomeric Golgi complex subunit 2 encodes MADPIPAHHRSTTNLFSDPLDSHPLWFKPTSFLSPDFDSESYISELRTFVPFDTLRSELNNYLSSLNHELIDLINRDYADFVNLSTKLVDVDAAVVRMRAPLVELREKIEQFRGSVDVSLVAIKNGLKQRSEAASARETLELLLDTFHVVSKVEKLIKELPSVPSDWSNGDVNLSEKNPSSNGVSVQQVENGTSVRETQSMLLERIASEMNRLKFYVTHAKNLPFIENMEKRIQNASLLVDASLGHCFVDGLEHRDATAIYNCLRAYAAIDNTKNAEETFRVTVVAPLIQKIIPHGSSAVASGSSGDGLENDYQLIKECVYKDCKFLLDISSAENSGLHVFDFLANSILREVLFAIQKGKPGAFSVGRPTEFLKNYKSSLEFLAYLEGYCPSRSAVVKFRSEAIYTEFMKQWNLGAYFSVRFQEIAGSLDSVLTTSSLVPVQNLDPGEANYQDLKLKQSVSLLESLGLCWREDILALSCSDKFLRLSLQLLSRYSTWLSSGLTARKSHNTSTGTGRGWAVSAAIDDFILVIHDIRCLEAHVRGDYLQHVVQVLSSWSPDVLESVRQSILQSGESLKSLEPLVIKAVVESLVEKSVEDLRQMKGITATYRMTNKPLPVRHSPYVAGVLRPLKMFLDGERISYLASETKNEILLCAATDITDRYYELAADLVTTSRRTESSLQKIRQSAQRRAGTSSGISDNNVSDTDRMCMQFFLDIQEYARNLSALGIEASNIASYRSLWQCVAPADRQNNINF; translated from the exons CTCCGACCCACTCGACTCCCATCCTCTCTGGTTCAAACCTACCTCCTTCCTCTCCCCTGACTTCGATTCCGAATCCTACATTTCCGAACTCCGAACCTTCGTCCCATTCGACACTCTCCGATCGGAACTCAACAACTATCTCTCGTCGCTAAATCACGAGCTCATTGATCTAATCAATCGCGATTATGCTGATTTCGTTAATTTGAGTACGAAGCTTGTTGATGTGGATGCGGCGGTGGTGCGGATGCGGGCGCCGCTTGTTGAGTTGAGGGAGAAGATTGAACAGTTTAGAGGTTCTGTTGACGTTTCGCTTGTTGCTATAAAGAATGGTTTGAAGCAACGATCTGAAGCTGCTTCTGCCAGAGAGACTTTGGAGCTTCTTCTTGATACATTTCATGTTGTTTCCAAG GTTGAGAAACTAATAAAGGAGCTGCCTAGTGTACCCTCTGACTGGTCAAATGGAGATGTGAATTTGTCGGAGAAAAATCCATCAAGCAATGGGGTTTCTGTGCAGCAAGTTGAAAATGGGACAAGTGTCAGAGAGACTCAAAGTATGCTGCTGGAAAGAATTGCCAGTGAGATGAACCGGCTAAAGTTCTATGTTACACATGCGAag AACCTGCCTTTTATTGAGAATATGGAGAAGAGGATTCAAAATGCAAGCCTACTAGTAGATGCAAGCTTGGGACATTGCTTTGTAGATGGTCTAGAACACCGGGATGCAACTGCAATTTACAATTGCTTACGTGCATATGCTGCCATTGATAACACCAAAAATGCAGAAGAAACTTTTCGAGTGACTGTTGTGGCTCCATTGATACAGAAGATTATCCCACATGGGTCATCGGCTGTGGCTTCTGGATCATCTGGGGATGGGCTTGAAAATgattatcaattaattaaggAGTGCGTTTATAAAGACTGTAAATTTTTATTGGATATTTCTTCAGCTG AAAATTCAGGTTTACATGTCTTTGACTTCTTGGCCAACTCAATCCTTAGAGAGGTTCTCTTTGCTATTCAGAAGGGAAAGCCAGGTGCATTTTCTGTTGGAAGACCAACAGAGTTCTTGAAAAATTACAAATCAAGCTTGGAATTCTTGGCTTATCTTGAAG GCTACTGTCCGTCTAGATCTGCCGTTGTTAAATTTCGATCTGAAGCAATCTATACCGAGTTCATGAAACAATGGAATCTTGGAGCGTATTTTTCTGTGAG GTTTCAGGAAATAGCAGGGTCTTTAGATTCTGTGCTGACAACATCCAGTCTTGTCCCTGTCCAAAATTTAGATCCCGGCGAAGCAAATTATCAAGacttaaaactaaaacaaagtgTATCTCTGTTGGAGAGTTTGGGATTGTGCTGGAGAGAAGATATTCTTGCCCTTTCTTGTTCTGACAAGTTCCTTCGCTTATCCTTGCAGCTTCTTTCTAG ATACTCAACATGGCTGTCATCTGGACTGACTGCACGGAAGAGTCATAATACAAGCACCGGCACTGGGCGCGGATGGGCTGTTTCAGCTGCCATAGATGACTTTATCCTT GTTATTCATGATATAAGATGTTTGGAGGCGCATGTTCGTGGTGATTACTTACAACACGTGGTTCAAGTTTTATCTTCATGGTCCCCAGATGTCCTTGAATCAGTAAGGCAGAGCATTTTACAGAGTGGTGAATCCTTGAAATCTTTAGAACCTTTAGTCATCAAAGCAGTGGTGGAGTCACTGGTGGAAAAATCAGTCGAG GACTTGAGACAGATGAAGGGGATAACAGCAACTTACAGGATGACCAATAAGCCTCTACCTGTTAGGCACTCACCATATGTTGCAGGAGTATTACGTCCTCTAAAG ATGTTTTTGGATGGGGAAAGAATCTCATATTTGGCAAGCGAAACCAAAAATGAAATACTCCTTTGTGCAGCAACTGACATTACTGACCGTTATTATGAATTAGCTGCCGACCTTGTTACTACG TCAAGAAGGACAGAATCTTCACTACAGAAAATTAGACAGAGTGCACAGAGACGAGCAGGGACAAGTTCTGGCATCTCCGATAATAATGTGTCTGACACTGACAGAATGTGTATGCAGTTCTTCCTTGATATTCAG GAGTATGCCCGTAATCTCTCTGCGCTAGGGATTGAAGCAAGCAATATTGCATCCTATCGTTCATTATGGCAGTGTGTGGCTCCAGCAGATAGGCAGAACAACATTAATTTTTAA